The following are from one region of the Paenalkalicoccus suaedae genome:
- the opp4A gene encoding oligopeptide ABC transporter substrate-binding protein, which translates to MKKSNYLLGASLISLSMLAVACGGNDDANTEPANEGGTNNTTENVDADADADANANANADGNEGNEGNNGDATGDAPQGGIVTYGYTSPFQGILDWAHYEGQDDALALGMFNGDGLYATGEDLLPEPHLATWEWSEDNLTVTFSLEQGVMWHNGEELTANDFLFAWETIAHPDYQGPRVTNVNIIEGFDEFHAGEADTISGVEITDEYTFSVTFKQASPNSLDALWAYPMPAAHFEGVEVADMIDSDQVRRNPVGLGPYQVTNIVPGEMIEYDAFADYWQGAPNLDGVVYRIIDGAQSAELLAQGEVDIIDLTGGQAVTLEGSEDVRVEQSDRLSYSYLGFKLGHWDGEKNVMDNPKFQSKELRQAMAHAIDRQGIIDAFSEGYGTVINAPQATVSWAYPDESALNQYEYDTERAMELLAEAGYEDVNGDGFVEDPDGNEFIVNVAAMDAPADIAEPRAQYMLQNFADAGINAQLMDGQLFDFNLFYDLVEEDDPGIDVYLGAWGLAADPDPTGLWLSTDLWNYPRWVNEESDELIARGLSEEAFDIDYRIGVYQEWNQLVNEELPMIPLNSPVNLFGISNDVGGVTPYFTNAQKDLHEWYIEQ; encoded by the coding sequence ATGAAAAAATCAAATTATTTATTAGGGGCATCTCTTATTTCACTATCTATGCTTGCAGTAGCATGTGGTGGTAACGACGACGCTAACACAGAGCCAGCGAACGAGGGCGGTACGAACAATACAACGGAAAACGTTGATGCGGATGCGGATGCAGACGCTAACGCTAACGCAAATGCTGATGGTAATGAAGGCAACGAAGGAAATAACGGCGATGCTACTGGTGACGCTCCACAAGGTGGAATTGTAACATACGGTTACACTTCTCCATTCCAAGGAATTCTTGACTGGGCACACTATGAAGGACAAGATGATGCATTAGCATTAGGAATGTTTAATGGTGATGGTCTTTATGCCACAGGTGAAGATTTACTTCCTGAGCCACATTTAGCAACTTGGGAATGGTCTGAAGATAATCTAACAGTAACATTCTCTCTTGAGCAAGGCGTTATGTGGCACAATGGCGAAGAGCTAACTGCTAATGACTTCCTATTTGCTTGGGAAACAATTGCACACCCTGACTACCAAGGTCCACGTGTGACAAACGTAAACATTATCGAAGGCTTTGATGAGTTCCATGCTGGTGAAGCAGATACAATCTCAGGTGTTGAAATTACAGATGAATACACGTTCAGCGTAACATTTAAGCAAGCTTCTCCAAACAGCTTAGACGCTCTATGGGCATATCCAATGCCAGCTGCGCACTTTGAAGGCGTAGAGGTTGCAGATATGATCGATTCAGATCAAGTACGTCGTAACCCAGTAGGTCTTGGACCATACCAAGTTACAAACATCGTACCTGGCGAAATGATTGAATATGATGCGTTTGCTGATTACTGGCAAGGAGCTCCAAACCTAGATGGCGTTGTTTATCGAATTATTGATGGAGCGCAATCCGCTGAGCTTTTAGCGCAAGGTGAAGTAGACATCATCGACCTAACTGGTGGACAGGCAGTAACACTAGAAGGTAGTGAAGATGTTCGCGTTGAACAATCTGATCGCCTATCTTACTCTTACCTAGGATTCAAGCTTGGACACTGGGATGGAGAAAAGAACGTGATGGATAACCCTAAATTCCAAAGCAAAGAGCTTCGTCAAGCAATGGCACACGCTATTGACCGCCAAGGTATCATTGATGCATTCTCTGAAGGTTACGGAACAGTAATTAACGCACCTCAAGCAACTGTAAGTTGGGCTTACCCAGACGAGTCTGCTCTTAACCAATATGAGTATGATACAGAGCGTGCAATGGAGCTTCTTGCAGAAGCTGGATATGAAGATGTAAATGGTGACGGATTTGTGGAAGATCCAGATGGTAACGAGTTCATCGTAAACGTTGCTGCTATGGACGCGCCTGCTGATATTGCAGAGCCACGTGCTCAGTACATGCTACAAAACTTCGCTGATGCTGGAATTAACGCACAGCTAATGGATGGTCAACTATTTGACTTCAACCTATTCTATGACTTAGTAGAAGAGGACGATCCAGGAATTGACGTATACCTAGGAGCTTGGGGACTTGCTGCAGATCCGGATCCAACTGGTCTATGGCTATCAACAGATCTTTGGAACTACCCTCGTTGGGTAAACGAAGAGTCTGATGAGCTGATCGCTCGTGGACTAAGCGAAGAAGCATTTGACATCGACTACCGTATTGGAGTTTACCAAGAGTGGAACCAGCTTGTTAACGAAGAGCTTCCAATGATCCCACTTAACTCACCGGTTAACCTATTCGGTATCAGCAATGATGTAGGTGGCGTTACACCTTACTTTACAAATGCTCAAAAAGACCTACACGAATGGTATATCGAGCAATAA
- the opp4B gene encoding oligopeptide ABC transporter permease, which produces MLIYTLRRVLIMIPILAMISIVVFALALAMPGDALSGQIDPANSSPEYIEEQRERLGLNDPIHVQYGRWIAGVVQWDFGRSFVHRMDVTEIIGERLPNTILLSVMSLIITYFLAFFMGKFAGRNPYTIGDYGIQGFNYLMLAIPSFVAALFAIFFFSFQLGWFPATGSVGRGMTAGTLDFWISKMHHTFLPALVLGALTTASYTQFLRNDIIENAQKDYVRTARAKGTTENQIYNKHILRNSIIPIVTLFGFDIASIIGGAIIIETIFSYRGIGELFITSINQRDSAVVVAITLMLSTASLIGNLLADLLYGVIDPRIRVE; this is translated from the coding sequence ATGTTAATTTACACATTAAGAAGAGTTCTCATCATGATTCCAATATTGGCCATGATCTCTATAGTAGTATTCGCCCTGGCATTAGCTATGCCAGGGGATGCTCTTTCCGGCCAAATTGATCCAGCAAACTCCAGTCCGGAATATATTGAAGAACAGAGAGAGCGACTTGGATTAAATGATCCAATTCACGTTCAGTACGGCAGATGGATTGCCGGCGTTGTTCAATGGGATTTCGGGCGCTCTTTTGTACATAGAATGGACGTTACAGAGATCATTGGAGAAAGATTGCCTAATACTATTTTGTTATCGGTTATGTCGCTAATAATTACGTATTTCTTAGCATTCTTTATGGGGAAATTCGCCGGAAGAAATCCTTATACTATTGGAGATTATGGAATCCAAGGCTTTAACTATCTCATGCTCGCTATTCCTAGCTTCGTTGCTGCATTATTTGCTATCTTCTTCTTCTCCTTCCAGTTAGGCTGGTTCCCAGCAACAGGAAGTGTAGGTCGAGGAATGACGGCAGGTACACTCGATTTTTGGATTAGTAAAATGCATCACACGTTCTTGCCTGCGCTTGTACTAGGTGCTCTAACGACAGCTAGTTACACGCAATTTTTACGAAACGATATCATTGAAAACGCACAAAAAGACTACGTACGTACAGCACGTGCGAAGGGTACAACAGAGAATCAAATCTATAACAAGCACATCTTAAGAAACTCGATTATCCCAATCGTCACGCTATTTGGATTTGATATTGCAAGTATTATTGGTGGTGCGATTATCATCGAGACAATCTTCTCATATCGCGGTATTGGTGAGCTATTTATCACTTCTATTAACCAGCGCGACTCGGCTGTCGTAGTGGCGATAACACTTATGTTGTCAACAGCCTCGTTAATTGGAAACCTGCTTGCAGACTTACTTTACGGAGTCATAGATCCGCGTATTAGAGTAGAATAG
- the opp4C gene encoding oligopeptide ABC transporter permease: MEAAQEKRLEKTMKKQSPWAIARRKLLKNKLAMISLAFLVLVTILAYAAPFISPFSPDRVEITNRNLPPGDGFLLGTDNAGRDIWTLLLYGARTSLTIGFVCTFIIVAIATFIGSVAGYYGGWVDAALMRFTDFIMNFPFLVFAIVLASIFRDAGILALIAVLSLLGWTGAARVVRSKTLAEKENEFVMAAISIGGTPFKVIRKHLLPNVMTTIIVQATLLLAVMIVAETALSFLGFGVPQGTPSWGNMMTEARNPNVIRTQPWVWIPPALAITFTILSINFIGEGVKDAFNPRSTR; the protein is encoded by the coding sequence ATGGAAGCAGCACAAGAGAAACGCTTAGAAAAAACAATGAAAAAGCAGTCCCCTTGGGCCATTGCGAGAAGGAAGCTACTTAAAAATAAGCTAGCGATGATTAGCCTTGCATTTTTAGTGCTAGTTACGATCTTAGCTTATGCGGCTCCCTTTATCTCTCCATTTTCACCTGATCGCGTAGAGATTACGAACCGTAATTTGCCACCAGGAGACGGCTTTCTATTAGGGACAGATAACGCAGGTCGAGATATTTGGACGCTGTTACTATATGGAGCCCGCACATCACTTACGATTGGCTTCGTTTGTACGTTCATTATTGTAGCTATTGCAACGTTTATTGGATCTGTTGCTGGATACTACGGTGGATGGGTCGATGCAGCGTTAATGAGATTCACCGATTTTATTATGAATTTCCCATTCTTAGTTTTTGCGATCGTTCTTGCATCGATCTTTAGAGACGCAGGTATCTTGGCACTTATCGCAGTACTTAGTCTGTTAGGTTGGACAGGTGCAGCCCGAGTTGTTCGTAGTAAAACACTCGCAGAGAAAGAGAATGAGTTTGTTATGGCCGCTATTTCTATTGGTGGTACGCCATTCAAGGTTATTCGAAAGCACCTTTTACCGAACGTTATGACAACAATCATTGTACAAGCTACGTTACTTTTAGCCGTTATGATTGTTGCGGAGACAGCGCTTAGCTTCTTAGGCTTCGGTGTACCTCAAGGAACGCCAAGTTGGGGTAATATGATGACAGAAGCACGTAATCCAAACGTTATACGGACGCAACCGTGGGTATGGATCCCACCAGCACTTGCGATCACCTTTACGATTCTTTCGATCAACTTTATAGGTGAAGGTGTTAAGGATGCGTTTAACCCTCGTTCTACAAGGTAA
- the tadA gene encoding tRNA adenosine(34) deaminase TadA gives MMNDEYWMELALREADKAASIGEVPIGAVIVKDEEIIATAYNRREASQMATAHAELLAIEEACRVTGSFRLDGCTLYVTLEPCPMCAGAIINSRLDRVVFGATDAKAGCCGTLYNLTGDTRFNHQPVVVSGVLEEETGTRLSTFFQSLRKEKRQLKRARKEARRHETESDLT, from the coding sequence ATGATGAACGATGAGTATTGGATGGAGCTTGCACTTCGTGAAGCGGATAAAGCAGCAAGTATTGGTGAAGTGCCAATAGGGGCTGTTATTGTGAAGGATGAAGAAATTATTGCCACAGCCTATAATAGAAGAGAAGCATCTCAAATGGCTACTGCTCATGCGGAGCTACTAGCTATTGAAGAGGCTTGTCGTGTAACCGGGAGCTTTCGTTTAGATGGATGCACGCTTTATGTGACGCTTGAGCCATGCCCAATGTGTGCGGGAGCTATTATTAATTCAAGGTTAGATCGTGTTGTTTTTGGTGCAACGGACGCAAAAGCAGGCTGCTGTGGAACACTTTACAATCTTACAGGTGATACACGATTTAACCACCAGCCGGTTGTCGTAAGCGGCGTGTTGGAGGAAGAAACAGGAACAAGACTCTCTACATTTTTTCAATCGCTAAGGAAAGAAAAAAGGCAGTTAAAGCGAGCACGAAAGGAGGCCAGACGTCATGAAACCGAATCAGATCTCACTTGA
- a CDS encoding YycC family protein: MKPNQISLETAQMISEKLKMPLEHVMHTPPHILMAKLAELEKKQEEKEDA; the protein is encoded by the coding sequence ATGAAACCGAATCAGATCTCACTTGAAACAGCACAAATGATCTCAGAGAAGCTAAAGATGCCACTTGAGCATGTGATGCATACGCCACCACACATTCTAATGGCAAAGCTTGCAGAGCTTGAGAAAAAGCAGGAAGAGAAGGAAGATGCTTAG